In the Enterococcus saigonensis genome, one interval contains:
- a CDS encoding pentapeptide repeat-containing protein, whose protein sequence is MKQPALPQLPDLIKTDFFIEDEAFFEGNAFTNSDYSYLTGKNIIIRQSVLEKITLHKTRLDNFEASNVIFRNCDFSNIEWLKASFHQVIFDQCKLTGANFSESYLRDCQFQDCLCDFASFSQANLKVVTFSRCRLTDSEFYSLNWQHIALLDNDLTGSNWSHTRLNKLDFSTNKFYRITFDHQNLRGLIVNSQQALVIAASLGLVIEDSLI, encoded by the coding sequence ATGAAACAACCTGCCCTACCCCAATTACCGGATTTAATTAAAACTGATTTTTTTATTGAAGATGAAGCCTTCTTTGAGGGAAATGCTTTTACTAACAGTGATTACAGCTACTTAACTGGTAAAAATATTATCATTCGCCAGAGCGTATTAGAAAAAATCACCTTGCATAAAACGCGCCTAGACAACTTTGAGGCGAGCAACGTGATTTTTCGTAATTGTGATTTTTCCAATATTGAATGGCTAAAAGCCAGCTTTCACCAAGTAATTTTTGACCAATGTAAATTAACAGGGGCCAATTTTTCAGAAAGTTATTTACGTGATTGTCAATTTCAAGATTGTCTTTGTGACTTTGCCTCTTTTAGCCAAGCCAATTTAAAAGTGGTGACTTTCTCTCGTTGTCGTCTAACTGATAGTGAGTTTTACAGTCTAAACTGGCAACATATAGCTTTGCTTGATAATGATTTGACAGGTAGCAATTGGAGTCATACCCGTTTAAACAAACTTGATTTTAGCACAAATAAATTTTATCGCATCACATTTGACCACCAAAACTTACGCGGGCTTATTGTAAACTCTCAACAAGCCTTAGTCATTGCAGCAAGTCTGGGACTTGTGATTGAAGATTCGCTTATTTAA
- the mvaD gene encoding diphosphomevalonate decarboxylase produces MLKGSARAHTNIALIKYWGKANEDLIIPMNNSLSLTLDAFYTETTVTFSEELTTDIFYLDDTLQDEKGTKKISRFLDLVRKKAACPLFAEVNSYNHVPTAAGLASSSSGLAALAAACNQALQLDLSDRDLSRLARRGSGSACRSIFPGFVEWQKGNSDETSFAEVVPSSGWENELAMLFILINDQEKDISSRDGMRKTVETSAFYDGWLQTTTQDLASAKIAIHAQDFEKLGTVTENNALKMHGTTLAAVPPFTYWSPDSLKAMNAVRKIRAAGLPCYFTMDAGPNVKVLCQRKDVAQLKEKLTHYFADEQLITAFSGPGITYL; encoded by the coding sequence ATGCTTAAAGGAAGTGCCCGAGCACACACCAATATCGCCTTAATCAAATATTGGGGCAAAGCAAATGAAGATTTAATTATTCCCATGAATAATAGCCTTTCATTAACTTTAGATGCTTTTTATACTGAAACAACAGTGACATTTTCAGAAGAGTTAACAACTGATATTTTTTATCTAGATGATACTTTACAAGATGAAAAAGGGACAAAAAAAATTAGCCGCTTTTTAGACTTGGTGCGTAAAAAAGCGGCCTGCCCACTTTTTGCGGAAGTGAACAGCTATAACCATGTCCCTACAGCGGCTGGATTAGCCTCTTCTTCAAGCGGCTTAGCAGCTCTTGCCGCAGCGTGTAATCAAGCACTGCAATTAGATTTATCTGACCGCGATTTATCGCGTTTAGCAAGACGAGGTTCCGGATCTGCTTGTCGCAGTATTTTTCCTGGTTTTGTAGAGTGGCAAAAAGGCAATAGTGATGAAACTTCTTTTGCCGAAGTTGTGCCAAGTAGCGGTTGGGAAAATGAACTTGCAATGTTATTCATTTTAATTAACGATCAAGAAAAAGATATTTCCAGCCGTGATGGGATGCGTAAAACAGTTGAAACTTCCGCCTTTTATGATGGTTGGTTGCAAACGACAACACAAGATTTAGCCAGTGCTAAAATCGCCATTCATGCGCAGGACTTTGAAAAGCTTGGCACTGTCACTGAAAACAATGCTTTAAAAATGCACGGGACAACATTAGCTGCCGTGCCACCGTTTACTTATTGGTCACCCGATAGTTTGAAGGCGATGAATGCCGTTAGAAAAATTCGTGCAGCAGGTTTACCTTGTTACTTCACCATGGATGCTGGGCCAAACGTTAAAGTTTTGTGCCAACGAAAAGACGTCGCACAACTAAAAGAAAAACTTACACATTATTTTGCTGATGAGCAACTCATTACCGCATTTAGTGGCCCAGGAATCACCTATTTATAA
- the mvk gene encoding mevalonate kinase gives MKSSGEGNANGKIILMGEHSVVYGKPAIAFPFQPTHVTAEITDHAYEKLRSGYFVGPLAKAPKSLENIKTLIHQLRHDFSTPPVQITISSTIPAERGMGSSAAVAVAITRAFFDWLNRPLSSKLLLNYVNYAEKISHGNPSGIDAAATAGDEPILFQKGATFETFPINISAFLIVADTGVKGKTRQTVKAVAKRFEQDAQTTGRLMNELGDLTLKAKNAILNNQAPYLGELMNAAQKNLAALQVSDQTLDNLITVANQNGALGAKLTGGGKGGCMIALASDYKTAKKITTALTNQGAKATWIQELGVYQYA, from the coding sequence ATGAAATCCAGTGGTGAAGGTAATGCCAATGGGAAAATTATCTTAATGGGAGAGCATTCTGTTGTCTATGGAAAACCAGCAATTGCTTTTCCGTTTCAACCTACCCATGTCACAGCTGAAATAACCGACCATGCTTATGAAAAATTGCGTTCAGGGTATTTTGTCGGACCCTTAGCTAAAGCACCAAAAAGTCTGGAAAATATTAAAACACTAATTCACCAATTGCGTCATGACTTTTCTACACCACCTGTTCAAATCACGATTTCCAGTACTATTCCTGCTGAAAGAGGAATGGGATCTAGCGCTGCTGTGGCAGTCGCCATTACGCGTGCTTTTTTTGATTGGCTAAATCGTCCCTTAAGTTCTAAGCTTTTACTAAACTATGTAAACTATGCAGAGAAAATTTCTCATGGTAATCCAAGCGGTATTGATGCTGCAGCTACAGCAGGAGACGAGCCAATTTTATTTCAAAAAGGTGCTACTTTTGAAACTTTCCCCATCAATATCAGTGCTTTTTTAATTGTGGCAGATACAGGAGTCAAAGGTAAAACCAGACAAACTGTCAAGGCAGTAGCAAAGCGTTTTGAACAAGACGCCCAGACTACCGGTCGTTTGATGAATGAGTTAGGGGATTTAACTTTAAAAGCCAAAAATGCTATTTTAAATAATCAAGCTCCTTACTTAGGGGAGTTAATGAATGCTGCTCAAAAAAATTTAGCAGCTTTGCAAGTAAGCGATCAAACATTGGATAATTTAATTACCGTTGCCAATCAAAACGGTGCACTAGGAGCAAAACTAACCGGTGGTGGTAAAGGCGGTTGTATGATCGCTTTAGCTTCCGATTACAAAACTGCCAAAAAAATCACCACGGCTTTAACCAACCAAGGTGCTAAAGCAACTTGGATTCAAGAATTAGGAGTTTATCAATATGCTTAA
- a CDS encoding magnesium transporter CorA family protein has product MEHKREFNQGASYWVQVDNHSVTTLSELQEKYQLSDEMLTYSLDKNERARVEYDPEEHAFLLVYNVPHRHKTDNHYETSPMTFIIKERHLFSFTTEHTGYVTDMMENLLHKNSNQSEYSLLFHTLFLISDSFFPLVEEVNSERMRLNKKLRERTTNKNLLELSDLEIGLVYLVTATKQNAVLLQQIRALNIFHRLQDNEKEQLDDALIEAKQAVEMTNLASQVIDQLSGAYNNLLNNNLNDTMKFLTIWSLLLTVPTIVTGFFGMNVPLPFSNSVFGWAIAMLISIGLSIWMLLAMWRRIK; this is encoded by the coding sequence ATGGAACATAAAAGAGAATTCAATCAAGGCGCCTCTTATTGGGTACAAGTAGATAACCACAGTGTTACTACTTTAAGTGAACTGCAAGAGAAGTATCAGTTAAGTGATGAGATGCTAACATATTCTTTAGATAAAAATGAACGTGCACGGGTAGAATACGATCCAGAAGAACATGCTTTTTTATTAGTGTACAATGTTCCACATCGTCATAAGACCGACAATCATTATGAAACAAGCCCTATGACTTTTATTATTAAAGAACGCCATCTTTTTTCTTTTACGACCGAACATACGGGGTATGTAACGGACATGATGGAAAATCTCCTTCACAAAAATAGCAATCAAAGTGAATATAGCTTATTGTTTCACACGCTGTTTTTAATTTCAGATTCTTTTTTTCCGTTAGTAGAAGAAGTCAATAGTGAACGAATGCGCTTAAATAAAAAATTACGAGAACGGACAACAAATAAAAATTTGCTAGAACTTTCAGACCTGGAGATTGGGTTAGTCTACTTAGTAACAGCCACTAAGCAAAATGCTGTTTTATTACAACAAATTCGGGCTTTGAATATTTTCCATCGCCTGCAAGATAATGAAAAAGAGCAACTGGATGATGCTTTAATTGAAGCCAAACAAGCTGTTGAAATGACGAATTTAGCTTCTCAAGTCATTGATCAGCTTTCTGGTGCGTATAACAATCTTTTAAATAATAATTTAAATGACACGATGAAATTTTTAACTATTTGGTCACTTTTACTAACTGTACCAACAATTGTTACCGGTTTTTTTGGCATGAATGTCCCATTGCCTTTTTCAAATTCTGTCTTCGGCTGGGCAATTGCAATGTTAATTAGTATCGGCTTATCTATCTGGATGCTTTTAGCTATGTGGCGACGCATTAAATAA
- the nox gene encoding H2O-forming NADH oxidase, which produces MTKTIIVGTNHAGIAAANTLLDNYPDQEVVMIDRNTNLSYLGCGTALWVGRQIDGYQDLFYTNKEAFEEKGAKIYMETSVTSIDFNKKIVYCEKKDGTTFEENYDKIILATGSRPISPKVPGHDLNGIHFLKLFQEGQDVDREMARDSVKTVAVIGAGYIGVEIAEAAKRRGKNVLLFDAADRSLPSYYDKWFTDDMDKNLADHGIELHFGELIKEYKGTDRVDAVVSEKGEYPVDMVINAIGFGPNAQFGKDHLELFANGAYLVDRHQQTSDPDVYAVGDCATIYSNALDATTYIALASNAVRTGIVAGHNIGGTSVESAGVQGSNGISIFGFNMVSTGLSVAAAEKNNMEVKYTDYEDLQKPSFIKEENGDVKIRIVYEASSRRIVGAQMSSTEDISMAIHMFSLAISKHVTIDELKLLDIFFLPHFNQPYNYITMAALAAE; this is translated from the coding sequence ATGACAAAAACAATTATTGTCGGAACTAACCATGCCGGAATTGCTGCTGCAAATACGTTATTAGATAATTACCCAGATCAAGAAGTTGTAATGATCGACCGTAATACCAATCTGAGCTATTTAGGTTGTGGAACTGCTTTATGGGTAGGTCGCCAAATTGATGGTTATCAAGACCTATTTTATACAAACAAGGAAGCATTCGAAGAAAAAGGCGCTAAAATTTACATGGAGACATCTGTAACAAGCATCGATTTTAATAAAAAAATTGTATATTGTGAGAAAAAAGACGGTACTACTTTTGAAGAAAATTACGACAAAATTATTTTAGCAACCGGTTCGCGTCCAATTTCACCAAAAGTCCCTGGGCATGATTTAAATGGGATTCACTTCTTGAAATTATTCCAAGAAGGGCAAGATGTTGATCGTGAAATGGCGCGAGACAGTGTGAAAACTGTTGCCGTCATTGGTGCAGGCTATATTGGGGTGGAAATTGCAGAAGCTGCAAAACGTCGTGGTAAGAATGTGCTGCTCTTTGATGCAGCTGACCGCTCATTACCGTCTTATTATGACAAATGGTTTACTGATGACATGGATAAAAACTTAGCTGATCACGGAATTGAATTACATTTTGGGGAATTAATTAAAGAATACAAAGGAACAGATCGGGTAGATGCTGTTGTTTCTGAAAAAGGCGAATACCCAGTGGATATGGTTATTAATGCGATTGGATTTGGACCAAATGCACAATTTGGTAAAGATCATCTAGAACTATTTGCTAATGGTGCTTATTTAGTTGACCGCCATCAACAAACAAGCGATCCAGATGTCTACGCAGTTGGCGATTGTGCGACAATTTACTCAAATGCACTCGATGCAACGACTTATATTGCACTTGCATCCAATGCTGTTCGTACGGGGATCGTTGCCGGTCACAATATTGGTGGTACGTCAGTTGAATCAGCAGGTGTTCAAGGTTCAAATGGTATTTCAATTTTTGGTTTCAATATGGTTTCAACAGGGTTATCGGTTGCCGCTGCTGAAAAGAACAATATGGAAGTTAAATATACAGACTATGAAGATTTACAAAAACCTAGTTTTATTAAAGAAGAAAATGGAGATGTGAAAATTCGGATCGTATACGAAGCATCTTCTCGCCGGATTGTGGGGGCACAAATGTCTTCAACAGAGGATATTTCTATGGCTATTCACATGTTTTCACTAGCAATTAGTAAGCATGTCACAATTGATGAATTAAAACTATTGGATATTTTCTTCCTACCACACTTTAACCAACCATATAACTACATTACAATGGCTGCTTTAGCTGCTGAATAA
- a CDS encoding ClbS/DfsB family four-helix bundle protein, whose translation MVRPTNKRDLIEVGNASYGKMTALLNTLPQESLRQNFTFDVEKEKQAHWQRDKNLRDVLIHLYEWHKLLLDWIVANQKGEKRQFLKEGYNWKTYGKMNEEFWVKHQHTSYEEAYSLLAQTHHEVMKLAEIFSNEELFEKNVYPWIGGSTLGSYFVSATSSHYEWAMKKIRKFKKSV comes from the coding sequence ATGGTAAGACCAACAAATAAGAGGGATTTAATTGAAGTTGGAAATGCAAGCTATGGGAAAATGACGGCTCTGTTAAATACACTTCCTCAAGAAAGTTTAAGGCAAAATTTTACTTTTGACGTTGAAAAAGAAAAGCAAGCACATTGGCAACGAGATAAAAATTTACGAGATGTTCTGATTCATCTCTATGAATGGCACAAGCTGTTGCTAGATTGGATAGTGGCAAATCAGAAGGGCGAAAAAAGGCAATTTTTAAAAGAAGGATATAATTGGAAAACTTACGGCAAGATGAATGAAGAATTCTGGGTAAAACACCAGCATACCAGCTATGAAGAAGCGTATAGTCTTCTAGCGCAAACCCATCATGAAGTTATGAAGTTGGCTGAGATATTTTCCAATGAGGAATTATTTGAAAAAAATGTCTATCCTTGGATTGGAGGAAGTACGCTGGGAAGCTATTTTGTTTCCGCTACTTCGAGTCATTATGAATGGGCGATGAAAAAAATTCGGAAGTTTAAAAAGAGTGTATAG
- a CDS encoding deoxynucleoside kinase, translating into MSVIVLAGTIGAGKSSLTEMIANHLNSKAFYESVDDNEVLPLFYQDPNKYAFLLQIYFLNKRFDSIKQALQHEDNVLDRSIYEDSLLFHLNADLGRATATEVQVYDELLANMMQELPYAAQKKHPDLLVHIKVSFETMLARIKKRGREFEQLEYDPSLYDYYQELNRRYDAWFDNYHESPKLQIDGDLLNFVEDEGAAKEVIKMIDDKLAEIRQLEFIS; encoded by the coding sequence ATGAGTGTGATTGTATTAGCGGGTACCATTGGTGCAGGAAAATCAAGTTTAACTGAGATGATAGCCAATCATTTAAACAGTAAAGCGTTTTATGAATCAGTTGATGACAATGAAGTATTACCATTATTTTATCAAGATCCTAATAAGTACGCCTTTTTATTGCAAATTTACTTTTTAAATAAACGTTTTGATAGTATTAAACAAGCCCTACAGCATGAAGATAATGTTTTGGATCGTTCTATTTATGAAGATTCGTTGTTGTTTCATTTAAATGCTGACTTGGGACGGGCCACTGCAACAGAGGTGCAAGTTTATGATGAATTACTTGCCAATATGATGCAAGAATTACCCTATGCAGCGCAAAAAAAACATCCTGATTTGTTAGTTCACATTAAAGTTTCTTTTGAAACGATGTTAGCTAGAATTAAAAAACGTGGTCGCGAGTTTGAGCAATTAGAATATGACCCAAGTCTGTATGATTATTATCAAGAATTAAATCGGCGTTATGATGCGTGGTTTGATAATTACCACGAAAGTCCAAAATTACAAATCGACGGTGATTTGCTGAACTTCGTAGAAGATGAAGGAGCAGCAAAAGAAGTAATCAAAATGATTGATGATAAGTTAGCAGAAATTCGGCAGTTAGAATTTATTAGCTAA
- the fni gene encoding type 2 isopentenyl-diphosphate Delta-isomerase → MNRKDEHVSLAKAFHKEKTNDFDAVRLIHNPLPQIDVKDVSLSTEILNHKEEFPFFINAMTGGSKKSLQINRDLAFVAKECRLMMATGSVTAALKDESVSDSFKVVRKINPTGFFLANIGAHNTLENAQRAVELFGANALQLHLNAPQELVMPEGDRSFSDWLDNIAEITAKLEVPVVVKEVGFGMTREAMLQLISAGVQTIDVSGQGGTSFTQIENARRPKREMAYLSEFGQSTVISLLEAAQVTRSFEVIASGGIRNAFDIFKSLILGADTVGISATILNHLLSHGVEATIEMIQSWQEDLALLYTMVGKKNTHTLETVPVIFTDEVWQWCQARSIDVKKYAGRGQNEIPLRF, encoded by the coding sequence ATGAATCGCAAAGATGAACACGTAAGCTTAGCAAAAGCTTTTCACAAAGAGAAAACAAATGATTTTGACGCAGTCCGTTTAATTCACAACCCTTTGCCGCAAATTGACGTTAAAGATGTCAGTTTGTCTACTGAAATTTTAAATCACAAGGAAGAATTTCCTTTTTTCATTAATGCCATGACAGGTGGTTCCAAAAAATCATTACAAATCAATCGTGATTTGGCCTTCGTTGCAAAAGAATGCCGTTTAATGATGGCAACTGGTTCTGTTACCGCAGCTTTAAAAGATGAAAGTGTTAGTGATAGTTTTAAAGTGGTGCGCAAAATAAATCCCACTGGCTTTTTTCTCGCAAATATTGGTGCGCACAATACCTTAGAAAATGCGCAGCGCGCTGTGGAACTATTTGGTGCAAATGCCTTACAACTTCATTTAAATGCACCACAAGAATTGGTAATGCCAGAAGGCGATCGTTCATTTTCTGATTGGTTGGATAATATCGCTGAGATTACTGCTAAACTTGAAGTACCTGTGGTCGTCAAAGAGGTGGGCTTTGGTATGACAAGAGAAGCAATGCTGCAGTTAATTAGTGCCGGAGTTCAAACAATTGATGTTTCTGGACAAGGCGGTACTAGCTTTACCCAAATTGAAAATGCACGCCGACCAAAGCGCGAGATGGCATATTTAAGCGAATTCGGTCAATCGACCGTTATTTCTTTACTTGAGGCTGCCCAAGTAACCCGCTCGTTTGAAGTAATCGCTTCAGGTGGTATTCGGAACGCTTTTGATATTTTCAAATCCCTTATTTTAGGTGCCGACACCGTCGGAATTTCTGCCACAATCTTAAATCACCTTTTAAGCCATGGCGTTGAGGCTACCATTGAGATGATTCAAAGTTGGCAAGAAGACTTAGCCCTGCTTTACACAATGGTGGGTAAAAAAAATACACATACTCTGGAAACAGTCCCAGTTATCTTTACTGATGAGGTATGGCAATGGTGCCAAGCCCGCAGTATCGATGTAAAAAAGTATGCCGGTAGAGGACAAAATGAAATACCTCTACGTTTTTAA
- a CDS encoding phosphomevalonate kinase, whose amino-acid sequence MLVEASAPGKLYIAGEYAVVEAGHPAIIIAVDQFITVTITAAKKSGSIQSAQYSELPIKWTRRGGELVLDIRENPFHYILAAIKITEKYAQEQDKQLAFFDLKVTSELDNSNGRKYGLGSSGAVTVATVKALSAFYELSLTPMMTFKLAALAHLEVQGNGSCGDIAASSYGGWIAFSTFDQNWLQKHRQTESITNLLVKEWPQLAITPLPEVSHLRLLIGWTGSPASTSDLVDQVNESRANKQTSTSYEEFLAASKECVEQMVTGFHTKNITLIKKMIKKNRRLLNELTQITNVTIETPALKTLCDLAENYGGAAKSSGAGGGDCGIVITDQKSGILPLMSAWEKAGITPLPLHVYHYPKKVEERTQHESQR is encoded by the coding sequence ATGTTAGTGGAAGCTTCGGCTCCAGGAAAACTTTATATTGCAGGAGAATACGCAGTGGTTGAAGCAGGCCATCCAGCAATCATTATTGCTGTCGACCAATTTATCACAGTTACTATTACTGCAGCCAAAAAAAGTGGTAGCATCCAATCAGCGCAATACAGCGAGCTACCAATAAAATGGACACGTCGTGGTGGTGAGTTGGTTTTAGATATTCGGGAAAATCCATTCCATTATATTTTAGCCGCAATTAAAATCACCGAAAAATATGCTCAAGAACAAGATAAGCAACTGGCATTTTTTGATCTAAAAGTAACGAGTGAATTGGATAATTCTAATGGTCGTAAATACGGTTTAGGTTCTAGCGGGGCGGTAACCGTCGCAACAGTTAAGGCGTTGAGTGCCTTTTATGAGCTTTCTTTAACACCAATGATGACCTTTAAACTCGCAGCTTTAGCCCATCTAGAAGTCCAAGGCAATGGGTCTTGCGGAGATATTGCGGCAAGTTCTTATGGTGGTTGGATTGCTTTTTCTACCTTTGATCAAAATTGGTTGCAAAAACATCGTCAAACTGAGAGCATTACGAATTTATTAGTAAAAGAATGGCCTCAGCTTGCCATTACACCGCTACCTGAAGTTTCTCATTTGCGTTTATTAATTGGTTGGACAGGATCTCCTGCTTCTACTTCTGATTTAGTGGATCAAGTAAATGAATCCAGAGCAAATAAACAAACCTCTACTTCCTATGAAGAATTCCTAGCTGCTAGCAAAGAATGTGTGGAACAAATGGTTACTGGATTTCACACTAAAAATATCACCTTAATCAAGAAAATGATTAAGAAAAATCGTCGTCTTTTAAATGAGTTAACGCAAATCACCAATGTCACAATCGAAACGCCGGCATTGAAAACATTGTGTGATTTAGCTGAAAACTACGGTGGTGCTGCTAAATCATCTGGTGCCGGCGGTGGTGATTGCGGAATTGTAATTACCGATCAAAAAAGTGGTATATTGCCTCTGATGAGCGCTTGGGAAAAAGCGGGTATCACGCCACTTCCCCTACACGTTTATCATTATCCTAAAAAGGTTGAAGAAAGGACGCAGCATGAATCGCAAAGATGA